A part of Polynucleobacter sp. MG-Unter2-18 genomic DNA contains:
- a CDS encoding peptidoglycan DD-metalloendopeptidase family protein: protein MNMPSKYLLLLLAMASLVLNVGCSTTPRAKPATVVDRSGGSSSATSEPAPPGYYRVKRGDTLARIALDNGQSPRDLVQWNNLSNPNLIEVDELILVRPPASSKMTVKPIPKTAGDTPKAEVPKVDAAKEPPIEIVAEPGIRLSWPAKGKVTDDFSEKTKGIDIAGKLGEPVTAASEGKVVYAGNSLRGYGNLVIIKHDNTYLTAYAHNRTLTVKEGDSVKKGQKIAEMGDTDATSVKLHFELRVNGKPVNPTPYLQ from the coding sequence ATGAATATGCCATCTAAATACCTCCTATTGCTTCTCGCAATGGCTTCTTTAGTACTGAATGTGGGTTGCTCAACCACGCCCAGAGCAAAACCTGCCACGGTAGTAGACCGCAGTGGTGGCAGCAGCAGTGCAACTAGTGAGCCCGCTCCGCCAGGCTACTATCGCGTCAAGCGGGGCGATACCTTGGCTCGAATTGCCTTAGATAACGGCCAGTCTCCACGCGATTTAGTGCAGTGGAACAATTTATCGAACCCCAATTTAATTGAAGTGGATGAGCTCATTTTAGTAAGGCCACCAGCCAGCAGCAAAATGACTGTGAAGCCAATTCCTAAAACTGCTGGCGATACTCCCAAAGCCGAAGTACCAAAAGTAGATGCAGCCAAAGAACCCCCTATAGAAATCGTTGCAGAGCCGGGCATTCGTTTATCTTGGCCAGCCAAAGGTAAGGTCACGGATGATTTCAGTGAAAAGACTAAAGGCATTGATATTGCCGGTAAGTTAGGTGAGCCTGTAACAGCAGCCTCTGAAGGCAAGGTGGTTTACGCTGGCAATAGTTTGCGTGGCTACGGCAATCTGGTCATCATCAAGCATGACAATACTTATCTCACAGCCTATGCCCACAACCGCACGCTCACAGTAAAAGAGGGTGATTCGGTGAAGAAGGGGCAGAAGATTGCCGAGATGGGCGATACCGATGCAACTTCAGTCAAGCTCCACTTCGAACTCCGCGTGAATGGCAAGCCGGTAAATCCAACGCCATACTTGCAGTAA
- the hisS gene encoding histidine--tRNA ligase, whose product MTEQANPAKTQKIQKINGVRGMNDLLPADAAQWTYLEHVLRDLTRAYGYEFLRTPIVEATAVFQRGIGEVTDIVEKEMYSFEDRLNGEQLTLRPEGTAAVVRAVVENNLLYEGPKRLWYTGPMFRHERPQRGRYRQFHQFGIEAMGFAGPDIDAEIILMGQRLWDELGLKDVRLEINSLGQAPERAEHRAALVTYFEKSKDQLDEDSQRRLLTNPLRILDSKNPAMQELIEGAPQLLDFLGEESLKHFEAVQALLKANNIPCKINHRLVRGLDYYNLTVFEWITEELGAQGTIAGGGRYDPLIERMGGKAAPACGWAMGMERVLELMKVSGSLPEAPAQCDAFVIHQGGETLTAAMIIAERLRNAGIDAILFCPPDGQAASFKSQMKKADASGAAYAVIIGPDELARNEAQLKDLRSTGEQKAVALDSVVEAVIDAIVGATE is encoded by the coding sequence ATGACTGAACAGGCAAACCCAGCTAAAACGCAAAAGATTCAGAAGATTAATGGCGTACGCGGCATGAATGATCTCTTGCCGGCGGATGCTGCGCAGTGGACATATTTAGAGCATGTTCTGCGTGATCTCACACGCGCCTACGGTTACGAATTCTTACGCACCCCCATTGTTGAAGCGACGGCAGTGTTTCAGCGCGGTATTGGTGAAGTCACCGATATTGTTGAAAAAGAGATGTATTCGTTTGAGGATCGCCTGAATGGTGAGCAGCTCACATTACGTCCAGAAGGTACTGCCGCTGTCGTGCGCGCCGTGGTTGAAAACAATTTACTGTACGAAGGACCCAAGCGTCTTTGGTACACCGGGCCCATGTTCCGCCATGAGCGCCCACAACGTGGCCGCTATCGTCAGTTCCATCAATTTGGTATTGAAGCGATGGGCTTTGCTGGCCCAGATATCGATGCAGAAATCATTTTGATGGGTCAACGCCTGTGGGATGAGCTCGGACTGAAGGATGTGCGTTTAGAGATTAATTCTTTAGGCCAAGCTCCTGAGCGTGCAGAACATCGCGCCGCCTTGGTAACGTACTTCGAGAAAAGCAAAGATCAACTCGATGAAGATTCACAGCGTCGTTTATTAACGAACCCATTGCGCATCTTGGATTCTAAGAATCCAGCAATGCAAGAGTTGATTGAAGGCGCTCCCCAGTTATTGGATTTCTTGGGCGAAGAATCACTTAAGCATTTTGAGGCGGTGCAAGCACTACTCAAGGCCAATAACATTCCTTGCAAGATCAACCACCGTTTAGTGCGTGGTTTAGATTATTACAACCTGACTGTTTTTGAGTGGATTACCGAAGAGTTGGGAGCTCAAGGCACGATTGCCGGTGGTGGTCGCTATGACCCTTTGATTGAGCGTATGGGTGGCAAAGCTGCCCCAGCTTGCGGTTGGGCAATGGGCATGGAACGTGTCTTGGAGCTCATGAAGGTTTCTGGATCTTTACCGGAAGCGCCAGCTCAATGCGATGCTTTTGTTATTCACCAAGGGGGTGAGACTTTAACTGCCGCCATGATCATTGCTGAGCGCCTACGTAATGCGGGTATTGATGCCATCCTCTTTTGCCCTCCTGATGGCCAGGCTGCTAGCTTTAAGTCACAAATGAAGAAGGCCGATGCGAGCGGGGCAGCCTATGCTGTCATCATTGGTCCGGATGAATTGGCTCGGAATGAGGCTCAACTGAAAGATTTACGTAGTACTGGTGAACAGAAGGCGGTAGCCCTGGACAGCGTTGTAGAAGCAGTAATTGACGCCATAGTTGGCGCCACCGAATAG
- the ndk gene encoding nucleoside-diphosphate kinase — protein sequence MAIERTLSIIKPDAVAKNVIGKIYDRFESAGLKIVASRMAHLSQAEAEQFYAVHAARPFFKDLVSFMISGPVMIQVLEGEGAIAKNRDLMGATDPKKADKGTIRADFADSIDANAVHGSDAPETAAVEVAFFFAGMNVFNR from the coding sequence ATGGCTATCGAACGCACCCTTTCTATTATCAAACCTGACGCTGTAGCAAAAAACGTGATCGGCAAGATCTATGACCGTTTCGAGTCAGCTGGTTTGAAGATTGTTGCGTCCAGAATGGCGCATTTGTCACAAGCTGAAGCTGAGCAGTTCTACGCTGTTCATGCAGCACGTCCTTTCTTTAAAGATTTGGTGAGCTTCATGATTTCTGGTCCTGTAATGATTCAGGTCTTGGAAGGCGAAGGCGCCATTGCTAAGAACCGTGACTTGATGGGCGCTACCGATCCTAAGAAGGCAGACAAAGGCACTATCCGTGCTGATTTTGCTGACAGCATCGATGCAAATGCGGTTCACGGCTCTGATGCTCCTGAAACTGCTGCTGTCGAAGTTGCATTCTTCTTCGCTGGCATGAACGTTTTCAATCGTTAA
- the ispG gene encoding flavodoxin-dependent (E)-4-hydroxy-3-methylbut-2-enyl-diphosphate synthase yields the protein MSDTSNNSPKLPLGPSPKRETRQATVAWKTNIITIGGNAPVRVQSMTNTDTADAVGTAIQIKELARAGSEMVRITVDTPAAAAAVPYIREQLDKMDVLVPLIGDFHYNGHTLLKDYPECAKALSKYRINPGNVGKGAKRDPQFAQMIEAACTYDKPIRIGVNWGSLDQDLLASIMDANAALPVPKTAQEVMIEALIQSALQSAEKAVEFGMNPNQIILSCKVSNVQDLVAVYRDLSNRSDYPLHLGLTEAGMGSKGIVSSTVALGILLQEGIGDTIRVSLTPDPGAPRENEIIVAQEILQTMGLRNFTPMVIACPGCGRTTSTTFQELAANIQSYLRQQMPVWKKTHPGVEAMNVAVMGCIVNGPGESKHANIGISLPGTGETPAAPVFVDGIKVKTLRGENIAQEFQVIVDEYVQKNYAPK from the coding sequence ATGAGTGATACCTCTAACAATTCCCCAAAGCTGCCATTAGGTCCATCGCCAAAGCGGGAAACACGTCAAGCAACGGTTGCTTGGAAAACCAACATCATTACGATTGGTGGTAACGCGCCAGTGCGCGTCCAATCGATGACCAATACCGATACTGCTGATGCAGTCGGTACTGCTATACAGATTAAAGAGTTGGCTCGTGCTGGTTCAGAGATGGTGCGCATTACTGTTGATACACCAGCTGCAGCTGCAGCAGTTCCCTATATTCGTGAGCAGCTAGACAAGATGGATGTCTTGGTGCCATTGATCGGTGACTTTCATTACAACGGTCATACCCTATTAAAAGACTATCCCGAATGTGCCAAGGCTTTATCGAAATATCGAATCAATCCCGGTAACGTAGGTAAGGGCGCTAAACGTGATCCGCAATTTGCGCAAATGATTGAAGCGGCCTGCACATACGATAAGCCGATTCGGATTGGCGTGAATTGGGGTAGCTTGGATCAAGACTTGTTAGCTAGCATCATGGATGCTAATGCAGCACTGCCAGTTCCCAAGACTGCGCAAGAAGTCATGATTGAGGCTTTGATTCAGTCAGCCTTGCAGTCTGCTGAAAAAGCGGTGGAGTTTGGTATGAATCCAAATCAAATTATTTTGTCTTGCAAAGTGAGTAACGTTCAAGATTTGGTAGCGGTGTATCGCGATCTATCCAATCGCTCAGATTACCCATTGCATTTAGGATTAACCGAAGCAGGCATGGGAAGCAAAGGTATTGTTTCTTCAACTGTTGCATTAGGTATCTTGTTGCAAGAGGGTATTGGCGACACCATTCGAGTTTCTTTAACGCCTGACCCAGGTGCGCCACGGGAAAATGAAATCATTGTGGCTCAAGAGATTTTGCAAACGATGGGCTTGCGTAATTTCACACCCATGGTGATTGCTTGTCCGGGCTGTGGCAGAACAACGAGCACCACTTTTCAAGAGCTGGCTGCCAATATTCAGTCTTACTTGCGCCAGCAAATGCCGGTTTGGAAAAAGACCCATCCAGGTGTTGAGGCAATGAATGTCGCTGTGATGGGTTGTATTGTTAATGGCCCCGGTGAGAGTAAACACGCCAATATTGGTATCTCATTGCCAGGCACTGGCGAGACTCCTGCCGCACCGGTATTCGTGGATGGTATCAAAGTCAAAACTTTGCGTGGCGAAAATATTGCTCAAGAGTTTCAGGTCATTGTCGATGAGTACGTTCAGAAGAATTACGCTCCGAAGTAA
- the surE gene encoding 5'/3'-nucleotidase SurE, with protein MSENTKQPHILISNDDGYLASGLLALVNAIRPLGRVTVIAPEQNHSGASNSLTLSRPLSIHRVAGGERDGFLFINGTPTDCVHIAMTGFLDEKPDLVVSGINQGENMGEDTLYSGTVAAAVEGVMFGVPGIAFSQIDKGWNRIEDAAKAAHDIVAQTLASNLTHTDGAATLLNVNIPNRPYADLNRWRVTRLGNRHHSQPVVVQKSPRGDDIYWIGAAGHAKDSSEGTDFHAIDEGCISITPMQLDLTHHARLAAMRANGWTRG; from the coding sequence ATGAGTGAAAACACAAAACAGCCGCACATTCTGATTTCGAATGATGATGGCTATCTTGCGTCTGGTCTTTTAGCCTTGGTTAACGCTATTCGTCCACTAGGTCGCGTCACAGTCATTGCCCCCGAGCAAAATCACAGTGGTGCCTCGAACTCTTTAACGCTCTCACGACCACTCTCGATTCATCGGGTAGCGGGTGGTGAGCGTGATGGCTTCCTATTTATTAATGGCACACCAACCGATTGCGTTCACATCGCCATGACGGGTTTCTTGGATGAGAAACCTGACTTAGTCGTCTCTGGCATCAATCAAGGCGAGAACATGGGTGAAGATACTCTGTACTCAGGCACTGTGGCTGCTGCAGTTGAAGGCGTGATGTTTGGCGTTCCCGGAATTGCCTTCTCACAAATTGATAAAGGCTGGAACCGGATTGAAGATGCTGCAAAGGCAGCGCACGATATCGTTGCGCAAACTCTAGCATCCAATTTGACTCACACCGATGGCGCTGCTACTTTGCTGAACGTCAATATTCCGAATCGTCCCTATGCCGACCTCAATCGCTGGCGTGTAACGCGTTTAGGTAATCGCCACCATTCACAACCAGTGGTGGTGCAAAAAAGTCCACGTGGTGATGATATTTATTGGATTGGTGCGGCAGGACATGCAAAAGATAGTTCTGAAGGTACCGATTTTCATGCAATTGATGAAGGCTGTATTTCGATTACGCCAATGCAATTGGATTTAACGCATCATGCCCGTTTGGCTGCAATGCGCGCTAATGGCTGGACACGCGGTTGA
- the rlmD gene encoding 23S rRNA (uracil(1939)-C(5))-methyltransferase RlmD, whose product MRRGEKPVQIVVTEPVRVDSLDLDAQGIARLAPNEEEAAQGQSGKVIFIQGALPTELVTYVITRDKARFSKAKVLDILKPAVFRAEPKCKAFGVCGGCTMQNLDIRAQVAMKQRVLEDDLKHIAKVAPEEILRPMGGPAWEYRHRARLSAVNRSIKKGTVLIGFHEGKSGYVADMTACEILPKHVSDLLPAMRQLVNGLSIVDRMPQIEIAVGEPEDPNSEDPKKTKPVTALVFRNLLPLTPADEQLLKDFADQYQVWIWLQPKGIETVAPFYPLTGKLCYRLPEFEIEMPFKPADFTQVNHMMNRALVSRAIRLLDVQASDRVLDLFCGIGNFTLPLARRANAVLGIEGLETLTTRAKANAEHNLLADKVGFMQSNLFEVTTETITSWGKAERWLMDPPREGAMEICQALAQLHEQGSDLPPQRIVYVSCNPKTLARDTEILCHQAGYILKSAGIVNMFPHTSHVESMAVFDLANN is encoded by the coding sequence ATGCGTAGAGGAGAAAAGCCAGTCCAAATTGTGGTGACTGAGCCAGTACGAGTTGATTCTCTTGATCTAGATGCGCAAGGGATCGCACGCTTGGCGCCCAACGAAGAGGAAGCCGCTCAAGGTCAAAGCGGTAAGGTCATTTTTATTCAAGGCGCTTTGCCAACCGAGCTAGTGACTTATGTCATTACCCGTGACAAAGCCCGTTTCAGCAAAGCCAAAGTTCTCGATATTCTTAAGCCTGCTGTATTTAGAGCGGAGCCCAAGTGCAAAGCGTTCGGTGTGTGCGGTGGCTGCACTATGCAGAACTTGGACATTCGAGCTCAGGTAGCCATGAAGCAGCGCGTACTAGAAGATGACCTAAAGCATATCGCCAAAGTCGCTCCTGAAGAAATTCTTCGACCGATGGGTGGTCCCGCTTGGGAATATCGCCATCGCGCACGCTTAAGTGCCGTCAATCGCTCGATTAAAAAAGGTACTGTGCTGATTGGCTTTCATGAAGGCAAGAGTGGCTATGTCGCTGATATGACTGCTTGTGAGATTTTGCCAAAGCATGTTTCTGATTTGTTGCCAGCAATGCGACAGTTGGTCAATGGTTTATCCATTGTGGATCGCATGCCCCAAATTGAAATCGCTGTAGGCGAACCTGAGGATCCGAATTCAGAAGATCCTAAAAAAACAAAGCCGGTCACTGCTTTGGTATTCAGAAATCTTCTGCCCTTAACGCCAGCAGATGAACAGTTACTCAAAGACTTTGCTGATCAGTATCAGGTCTGGATCTGGTTGCAGCCCAAAGGTATCGAAACCGTTGCGCCGTTTTATCCATTAACAGGCAAGCTTTGTTATCGCCTGCCTGAATTTGAAATCGAGATGCCCTTCAAACCGGCGGATTTCACGCAAGTCAATCACATGATGAATCGTGCATTGGTCAGTAGGGCGATTCGCCTCTTAGATGTCCAGGCAAGCGATCGAGTGCTCGACTTATTCTGCGGCATTGGCAATTTCACCTTGCCGCTGGCAAGACGAGCAAATGCCGTCTTAGGTATTGAGGGCCTAGAAACCCTAACAACCAGAGCGAAAGCCAATGCCGAGCACAACCTGCTCGCAGACAAAGTGGGCTTTATGCAAAGCAACCTATTTGAAGTGACAACTGAAACGATTACTTCATGGGGTAAAGCTGAGCGCTGGTTAATGGATCCGCCGCGCGAAGGCGCTATGGAAATATGCCAAGCCCTAGCCCAATTGCATGAACAAGGTAGCGATCTACCACCGCAACGCATTGTCTATGTTTCCTGTAATCCCAAAACCCTGGCTAGAGATACAGAGATTCTGTGTCATCAAGCAGGCTACATTCTCAAGAGTGCGGGTATCGTCAATATGTTCCCCCACACCTCCCATGTGGAATCCATGGCAGTCTTTGATCTTGCTAATAATTAA
- a CDS encoding type II toxin-antitoxin system RelE/ParE family toxin, producing MYTVKETPEFQDWLDNIRDLKTRIRLAKRLVKVRNGTMGDIEPVGDGISEMREHFGPGWRMYYIKQGKVIIVMLGGGDKSTQTADIKAVKRMLKTLEES from the coding sequence ATGTACACGGTTAAAGAAACACCAGAATTCCAAGATTGGCTTGATAACATTCGCGATCTCAAAACAAGAATCCGACTAGCCAAACGCCTAGTAAAGGTACGGAACGGTACCATGGGGGATATAGAGCCGGTAGGTGATGGAATAAGTGAAATGCGTGAGCATTTTGGCCCAGGATGGCGAATGTATTACATAAAGCAGGGAAAAGTCATTATTGTGATGTTAGGTGGCGGAGATAAATCGACCCAAACAGCAGACATTAAGGCAGTTAAAAGAATGCTAAAAACGTTGGAGGAATCATGA
- a CDS encoding 3'-5' exonuclease, with the protein MATVLVFDIETIPDVAGLRRLNDYPGTLSDSEVASKAMAERAEKTGSEFLPLYLQRICAISCVIRRTSKDGSPQIKVGTLGSAQDDEKVLIQTFFELVEKYTPQLVSWNGSGFDLPVLHYRALANHVQAPRYWEMGESQENDSREFKWNNYISRYHMRHLDLMDLLAKFNGRANAPLDGLAKLCGFPGKMGMDGSQVWPAYQEGRIDEIRRYCETDVVNTYLMYCRFQLLRGGFSLEEYKEEIAFVKAYLEKESKEPHGEQWQEYLLGFTRDA; encoded by the coding sequence ATGGCAACCGTTCTCGTCTTTGATATTGAAACTATTCCCGATGTGGCAGGACTGCGTCGTCTCAATGACTATCCGGGCACGCTGTCAGATAGTGAAGTGGCAAGTAAAGCCATGGCTGAGCGAGCTGAGAAAACCGGTAGCGAATTTCTCCCGCTATATTTACAACGCATCTGCGCCATCTCTTGTGTCATTCGTAGAACTAGTAAAGATGGCTCACCTCAAATTAAGGTGGGTACGCTAGGTAGTGCGCAAGATGATGAGAAGGTGTTAATCCAGACCTTCTTTGAGTTGGTTGAAAAGTACACCCCCCAGTTGGTCTCATGGAACGGTAGCGGTTTTGATCTGCCAGTGCTGCACTACCGCGCATTAGCAAATCACGTTCAAGCACCGCGCTATTGGGAGATGGGCGAGAGCCAAGAAAATGATAGCCGTGAATTTAAGTGGAACAACTACATTAGTCGTTATCACATGCGCCATCTAGATCTGATGGATCTCTTGGCGAAATTCAATGGTCGCGCTAATGCACCTTTAGATGGCTTAGCAAAACTCTGTGGTTTCCCAGGCAAGATGGGAATGGATGGTAGTCAAGTATGGCCTGCCTATCAAGAGGGCAGAATTGATGAGATTCGTCGCTACTGTGAAACCGATGTGGTCAATACCTATCTGATGTATTGCCGCTTTCAACTCCTGCGTGGGGGTTTCTCATTAGAAGAATACAAAGAAGAAATTGCTTTCGTTAAAGCGTATTTAGAGAAAGAGTCTAAAGAGCCCCATGGTGAGCAGTGGCAAGAATATCTCCTAGGCTTTACTCGGGATGCGTAG
- a CDS encoding addiction module antidote protein, with amino-acid sequence MKAVKEIKKTKIDALPNFDMARYLNSDKAITEYLNQVLEEGDDALLAEALGDIARAKGMAQIAQTTGITREALYKALRPNAKPRFDTISKVIGALGIKLVAQRI; translated from the coding sequence ATGAAAGCCGTTAAAGAGATAAAGAAAACCAAGATCGATGCACTGCCTAACTTTGACATGGCGCGCTATTTAAATAGTGATAAAGCGATAACGGAATACTTGAACCAGGTGCTTGAAGAAGGTGATGATGCATTATTAGCGGAGGCTCTTGGGGATATTGCCAGAGCTAAAGGTATGGCGCAAATTGCCCAAACTACAGGCATTACCCGTGAGGCACTTTATAAGGCGCTAAGACCAAATGCTAAACCCCGTTTTGATACCATTAGTAAGGTTATTGGGGCTCTAGGCATTAAATTGGTTGCACAAAGAATTTAA
- a CDS encoding Bax inhibitor-1 family protein: MSDLNSYGFGQTGSISTPQVRNRVLRNTYALLALSMVPTVIGAWLGVAFGLNFMAGSPFLGFIVFMAIAFGFFWAIEKNKDTGAGVLLLLGFTFFMGIMMSGLVGYTLNSYSNGATLIMLAFGGTAAIFAVMATIATVSKSDFSGMGKWLMVGVLLLIVASLANIWLQLPALMLTVMVLAIAIFSAFILVDVQRIINGGETNYVMATLAIYLDVYNVFTNLLALLGIMGGNKD, encoded by the coding sequence ATGAGCGATCTAAACTCTTACGGCTTTGGGCAAACTGGCTCGATTAGCACCCCTCAAGTACGCAACCGCGTACTGCGCAACACTTACGCCCTTTTGGCGCTTTCGATGGTTCCTACTGTCATTGGCGCATGGCTTGGCGTTGCTTTTGGGCTTAACTTCATGGCAGGTAGTCCTTTTCTAGGCTTCATCGTCTTTATGGCAATCGCTTTTGGCTTCTTCTGGGCGATTGAGAAAAACAAAGATACTGGTGCTGGTGTCCTGTTGCTGTTGGGTTTCACCTTCTTTATGGGCATCATGATGTCCGGCTTAGTGGGCTATACCCTCAATAGCTACAGCAATGGCGCTACCTTGATCATGTTGGCCTTTGGTGGCACTGCGGCAATTTTTGCTGTAATGGCAACCATTGCTACTGTGAGCAAGAGCGACTTCTCAGGCATGGGTAAATGGTTGATGGTAGGTGTACTACTCTTGATCGTGGCTTCATTAGCTAATATCTGGTTGCAATTACCTGCTTTGATGCTCACTGTGATGGTTCTCGCAATTGCGATCTTCTCAGCTTTCATCTTGGTTGACGTGCAGCGCATCATCAACGGTGGTGAGACCAACTACGTCATGGCTACTTTAGCTATTTACCTGGATGTCTATAACGTCTTCACCAACTTGCTCGCACTCTTGGGCATTATGGGTGGCAACAAAGACTAA
- the rlmN gene encoding 23S rRNA (adenine(2503)-C(2))-methyltransferase RlmN, whose amino-acid sequence MAAYVAGLNEKPFRAKQLMQWIHQRGVSNINDMSDLAKSFRATLLDKAEVLSLPIIKDEHAADGTRKWLLDVGAGNAVESVFIPEDDRGTLCISSQAGCAVNCRFCSTGHQGFSRNLTAGEIIGQLWFAEHLLRTDPNAVRRIEKYPTPGWEHTGRVISNVVLMGMGEPLLNYDNVVTALRLMLDDRAYGLSRRRVTLSTSGVVPMMDRLAQDCPVALAVSLHAPNDKLRDQLVPLNQKYPLRELLAACERYLPFAPRDFLTFEYCMLDGVNDSDIQAKELVRLLANIKCKINLIPFNPFPESGLKRSSAQRVHAFASILLDAGMVATVRKTRGDDIAAACGQLAGDVVDRTRVRERAVHNKQIHLDQDDDIDSLDDDEEEEQEYQAERPVQWLKRLDD is encoded by the coding sequence ATGGCAGCGTATGTCGCGGGGTTGAATGAAAAGCCCTTTAGGGCCAAGCAACTCATGCAGTGGATCCACCAACGCGGTGTATCCAACATCAACGACATGAGTGATCTAGCAAAAAGCTTTAGAGCAACATTGCTTGATAAGGCAGAAGTTCTTTCACTTCCCATCATTAAAGATGAGCATGCAGCCGATGGCACCCGCAAGTGGTTGCTCGATGTTGGCGCTGGAAATGCTGTCGAATCTGTATTTATTCCTGAAGATGATCGTGGCACACTGTGTATTTCATCTCAGGCTGGTTGCGCAGTCAATTGCCGTTTTTGCTCAACTGGGCATCAAGGCTTCTCCCGCAATCTCACCGCCGGTGAAATCATTGGCCAACTCTGGTTTGCTGAGCACTTGCTCCGCACTGACCCAAATGCAGTGCGCCGTATTGAGAAGTACCCAACCCCAGGATGGGAACATACGGGTCGTGTAATTTCGAACGTGGTTCTGATGGGTATGGGTGAGCCTTTGCTTAACTATGACAACGTGGTGACGGCTTTACGTTTGATGCTCGATGACAGAGCCTATGGTTTATCACGCCGTCGCGTGACGCTATCTACCTCTGGCGTAGTACCGATGATGGATCGCTTGGCACAAGATTGCCCAGTTGCATTGGCGGTGTCGCTACATGCGCCGAATGACAAGCTACGTGATCAACTCGTTCCGCTCAATCAAAAATATCCCTTAAGAGAATTGCTTGCTGCGTGCGAACGGTATTTACCTTTTGCCCCAAGAGATTTTTTAACCTTTGAATATTGCATGCTCGATGGTGTCAATGACTCGGACATCCAGGCTAAAGAACTAGTGCGTTTATTAGCCAACATCAAGTGCAAAATTAACTTGATTCCATTTAATCCATTCCCAGAGTCTGGATTAAAACGCTCATCAGCGCAGCGTGTTCATGCCTTTGCTAGCATTTTATTAGATGCTGGCATGGTAGCCACTGTTCGCAAAACCCGTGGCGATGATATTGCTGCAGCTTGCGGTCAATTAGCGGGTGATGTGGTTGACCGTACTAGAGTGCGCGAGCGTGCCGTGCATAACAAGCAAATTCATTTGGATCAAGATGACGATATTGATAGTCTTGATGATGATGAAGAAGAAGAGCAAGAGTACCAAGCTGAACGCCCAGTGCAATGGCTTAAAAGATTAGACGACTAA